The Haloplanus natans DSM 17983 genome has a segment encoding these proteins:
- a CDS encoding type II toxin-antitoxin system HicA family toxin: MARRTYSGQEIVKALGKWRFRKVDQTGSHVKLRYQDPNTNEKRTVSVPLHDELATGTLKSIAEQAGAEDFQAFLNAIEELV, from the coding sequence GTGGCGCGGCGAACCTACTCCGGACAGGAGATCGTGAAAGCGCTCGGGAAGTGGCGTTTCCGAAAAGTCGATCAAACCGGGAGCCACGTCAAACTCCGCTATCAAGATCCGAATACGAACGAGAAGCGGACGGTATCGGTTCCGCTGCACGACGAACTCGCGACGGGGACGTTGAAAAGTATCGCCGAGCAGGCTGGTGCCGAAGATTTCCAAGCATTCCTTAATGCGATAGAGGAATTGGTCTAA
- a CDS encoding HPP family protein — translation MSDFHRWLEETQNFIHVSLFLFIPLLIGLVTYISNTVDLLPFLLFPPLASGTHTLFAHPESKYASPRRFVGGMTAGAVCGWIALEVAARYWYHVPPETFHVHPGAAAFGVLLTSAVTWLADLEESQAFSTALLVLVPGVTQVVYVVSVFVSSTLVAGVFTLWRRTAYERRADYLYQTTRGDDNVLVPMRGETAEAVAAFGARLASAHETGKIVLLDVVATELDGETVVAAEDGNNVRLEEPTTASPEELPASVQETVDRLQSRAGELSERFDVPCEIVVTGEPNDAQLAIQTAHDMHCDLIVAPYESNSGRLSRFVRELFASRLDVVAVRTDGSRNKWRRILAPVKYPGDVAHAILDFADRLASDDGRVAVCHCIDSERERRDAEEMVANLAETFEGAFETRVTKVPITEFLSSNAANYDLTVVGSSSERTRVSRFIDPPTFQELDDIDCDVAIVHRG, via the coding sequence GTGTCGGACTTTCACCGATGGCTGGAGGAGACTCAGAACTTCATTCACGTCTCGCTCTTTCTGTTCATCCCGCTGTTGATCGGCCTCGTCACCTACATTTCGAACACCGTCGACCTACTTCCGTTCTTGCTGTTCCCACCGTTGGCGTCGGGAACCCACACTCTGTTCGCCCATCCGGAATCGAAGTACGCGTCCCCTCGGCGGTTCGTCGGTGGGATGACTGCGGGAGCGGTCTGTGGGTGGATCGCGCTCGAAGTTGCCGCCAGATACTGGTATCACGTTCCCCCCGAAACGTTCCACGTGCATCCGGGCGCTGCTGCGTTCGGCGTCCTCCTCACGAGTGCCGTGACGTGGCTCGCCGATCTCGAAGAATCACAGGCGTTCTCGACGGCGTTACTCGTACTCGTCCCGGGCGTGACTCAGGTGGTCTACGTCGTGAGCGTGTTCGTTTCCTCGACGCTCGTCGCGGGCGTATTCACGCTCTGGCGGCGCACGGCCTACGAGCGACGGGCCGATTATCTCTATCAGACCACCCGCGGCGACGATAACGTCCTCGTACCGATGCGTGGCGAGACGGCGGAGGCGGTCGCCGCGTTCGGCGCTCGACTCGCATCCGCTCACGAGACGGGGAAAATCGTCCTTCTCGATGTGGTGGCGACCGAACTCGACGGAGAGACCGTCGTGGCGGCAGAAGATGGAAACAACGTCCGGTTAGAGGAACCGACGACGGCGAGTCCCGAGGAACTTCCTGCATCGGTACAGGAGACGGTCGACCGACTCCAGTCTCGGGCCGGAGAGCTCTCCGAGCGCTTCGATGTTCCGTGTGAAATCGTGGTCACGGGCGAGCCGAACGACGCCCAACTGGCCATACAGACCGCCCACGATATGCACTGTGATCTGATCGTCGCTCCCTACGAGTCGAACAGCGGCAGGCTCTCACGGTTCGTTCGGGAGCTGTTCGCGTCGAGGCTGGACGTGGTCGCCGTTCGCACCGATGGTAGCAGAAACAAGTGGCGGCGCATCTTAGCCCCTGTCAAGTATCCCGGTGACGTCGCTCACGCGATACTCGACTTTGCTGACCGACTCGCTAGCGACGATGGCCGTGTTGCTGTTTGTCACTGTATCGACAGTGAACGGGAGCGGCGCGACGCCGAGGAGATGGTCGCGAACCTGGCGGAGACGTTCGAAGGAGCGTTCGAAACCCGCGTAACGAAAGTCCCGATCACGGAGTTTCTCTCCTCGAACGCGGCCAACTACGACCTCACAGTCGTGGGGTCGAGTTCCGAACGAACCAGAGTTTCCCGGTTCATCGATCCGCCGACGTTTCAGGAACTCGACGACATCGACTGCGACGTGGCCATCGTCCATCGCGGCTAA
- a CDS encoding phage NrS-1 polymerase family protein: MTPTLDTDSIPAQLADLEQWICWREDDRDGKPTKVPIKPYPTSGTVFASATDPGTWRGFETAVTYHCESSTRTDGVGFVFDPGERIVGVDLDHCRDANTEELAPWAAAIVDRLDSYTEVSPSGTGVHVLVEGELPPGRNRRGDVEMYDRDRFFTVTGAHLPETPDVVARRQDALLAVHHEFVQTAGDDEAITLTEATDHAASNGTLQGASEDGASAHPVGPHSGLRRKFGRDPPAVDDPALEAALHGLSPAEIPDPVPRTIDEVAGPGVDLPDAELLNRATASKSGDTIQALLDGDHSLWRGRDSRYPSQSEADMGLCFYLAFWTAGDPERMDRLFRESGLMREKWDRRHYGNGATYGEVCIARTLLKLDDYYSPSASDSEADDGVDLQKTSERSTGRTTPSPSTPGAGSHRSTEGPTDGTVPPLDMDAVEDAQRLATKVRRQQEQLDAYKEQIADLETRLRWYRIALDLQSSDTSLSDDPPKDESATYDIDPRGEPAPSPEGDLDIEEQRSDNRDVIEPTKQPGSSAPEHEAEILPPEDDGRSRLRDWLRRRWL, from the coding sequence ATGACACCGACTCTCGACACCGATTCGATCCCTGCGCAGTTGGCCGACCTCGAGCAGTGGATTTGCTGGCGTGAAGACGATCGCGACGGCAAGCCGACGAAGGTCCCGATCAAACCCTACCCGACGAGCGGGACGGTGTTCGCAAGTGCCACCGATCCGGGGACGTGGCGAGGCTTCGAGACGGCGGTGACGTATCATTGCGAGTCGTCCACCCGGACCGACGGCGTGGGTTTCGTATTCGACCCCGGGGAGCGGATCGTCGGCGTCGACTTGGATCACTGTCGCGACGCAAACACCGAGGAACTGGCGCCGTGGGCTGCCGCCATCGTCGACCGCCTCGATTCCTACACTGAGGTTTCGCCCTCGGGGACGGGTGTCCACGTTCTCGTCGAGGGGGAACTCCCGCCGGGACGGAACCGCCGGGGCGACGTCGAGATGTACGACCGGGATCGTTTTTTCACCGTGACTGGTGCGCACCTCCCCGAGACGCCCGATGTGGTCGCCCGCCGGCAGGACGCCCTGCTTGCGGTGCATCACGAGTTCGTCCAAACCGCCGGTGACGACGAGGCGATCACGCTGACCGAGGCGACGGACCACGCGGCCTCGAATGGTACCCTACAGGGTGCGAGTGAAGACGGGGCGTCGGCTCACCCGGTGGGCCCGCACTCGGGACTGCGCCGGAAGTTCGGCCGGGACCCGCCAGCGGTGGACGACCCGGCCCTCGAAGCGGCACTGCACGGCCTGTCGCCGGCCGAAATACCCGACCCCGTGCCCCGAACCATCGACGAGGTTGCGGGCCCAGGAGTGGATCTCCCGGACGCGGAACTGCTCAACCGCGCGACGGCCTCGAAGAGCGGTGATACTATCCAGGCGCTCCTCGACGGCGATCATTCGCTTTGGCGTGGACGGGACAGCCGCTATCCGTCGCAGTCGGAGGCAGACATGGGGTTGTGTTTCTATCTAGCCTTCTGGACCGCTGGCGACCCCGAGCGGATGGATCGGTTGTTCCGGGAGTCAGGATTGATGCGCGAAAAATGGGACCGGCGTCACTACGGGAACGGGGCCACGTACGGCGAGGTCTGCATCGCTCGAACCCTCCTCAAACTCGACGACTACTACAGCCCGTCGGCGAGCGACTCGGAAGCGGATGATGGGGTCGACCTGCAGAAGACATCAGAGAGGTCGACTGGACGAACCACTCCCTCCCCGTCGACTCCGGGAGCAGGTTCGCACCGTTCCACTGAGGGGCCGACTGACGGTACAGTGCCACCACTCGATATGGACGCGGTCGAGGACGCCCAGCGGTTAGCAACCAAGGTTAGGCGACAACAGGAGCAACTTGATGCCTACAAAGAGCAGATCGCAGACCTCGAAACACGCCTTCGATGGTACCGCATTGCGCTCGATCTCCAGTCGAGCGATACGTCTCTTTCCGACGATCCACCTAAGGACGAGAGCGCTACGTACGATATCGATCCACGAGGTGAGCCTGCTCCATCGCCTGAAGGGGATCTCGATATCGAAGAGCAGCGAAGCGATAATCGGGACGTAATCGAGCCCACGAAACAGCCCGGGTCATCCGCACCGGAGCACGAGGCGGAAATCTTGCCACCCGAGGACGATGGCAGGTCACGACTGAGGGACTGGCTCCGGCGACGGTGGCTATGA
- a CDS encoding amino acid permease encodes MSEPSSENGGGSGTGEVETELSRDMSLFDITFIGVGAMIGAGVFALTGFAAGLAGPALTIAFILNGFVALFTAVSYAELGAAFPEAGGGYLWVKEALVDPNGFYAGWMSWSAHAVACSLYAVTFGVFLTEFVVFGTSLTREFVFFGFLDRLLTEKILATLMVALFAYINYRGAEETGKAGVVVTFIKVVILGVFVAFGILATLNTPNWPSKFLNSPSFAPNGIIGVVGAVGFTYIAFEGYEIIVQSGEEVVNPGENVPKAVFYSLAIVVPIYVLVAFAALGGISPTAELIEQASGVTGTPATVPTWALLGGLGELGIIEAAGQFVPYGVPLLLIAGLTATMSALNATVYSSSRVSFAMGRDRALPELFSAVHEEKRTPHWAILLSAVIIAGMAVTLPIESVAASADIMFILLFVQVNWTVIKMRKTHPDLPRTFEVPYMPWPPLIGIVLQFLLTPFLLSALGMEVGLGPDSHGFIALVTTAIWMGLGILVYYGYSKPKEKEKLEEETPTVATEETPPSDREQRILVPIANPESVEQLMRTAFDLAEDRNAEIEVMSVVTVPQQTPLDEGRKFVSEEREVLDRAIEFSEKERPDVPVSGKIRIGHDVAKAILNTIEQDEADLVLMGWRGRGRRRDYVLGSNVDTVVTDAHCDVLVERIGADGEVGSILVPTAGGPHAEFAAETARAIARVNDAHVRVVYVADPAETDSTDAQSMLDSTTELLEGVDTSTDIIEDERVAEAIVDYTDDYDLTVIGASREGLLQQLVFGAIPETVGQRASGTVIMAKRYLGITSRITHWFRNQRT; translated from the coding sequence ATGAGTGAGCCGTCGAGCGAGAACGGCGGTGGCAGCGGTACAGGCGAGGTCGAAACCGAACTGTCCCGCGACATGAGCCTCTTTGACATCACGTTCATCGGTGTCGGGGCGATGATCGGCGCGGGCGTCTTCGCGCTGACCGGCTTCGCGGCCGGACTGGCCGGCCCGGCCCTCACCATCGCGTTCATACTCAACGGCTTCGTCGCGCTGTTCACCGCGGTGTCCTACGCGGAACTCGGCGCGGCGTTTCCGGAGGCCGGGGGCGGCTATCTCTGGGTCAAGGAAGCGCTCGTCGATCCGAACGGCTTCTACGCCGGCTGGATGAGCTGGTCCGCTCACGCCGTCGCCTGCTCGCTGTACGCAGTGACGTTCGGCGTCTTCCTGACCGAATTCGTCGTCTTCGGAACGAGTCTCACACGCGAATTCGTGTTCTTCGGCTTCCTCGACCGTCTCCTCACCGAGAAGATTCTGGCGACGCTGATGGTGGCGCTGTTCGCCTACATCAACTACCGCGGTGCCGAAGAGACCGGTAAGGCCGGTGTCGTCGTGACCTTCATCAAGGTGGTCATTCTGGGCGTCTTCGTCGCTTTCGGCATCCTCGCGACGCTCAACACCCCGAACTGGCCCTCGAAATTCCTCAATAGCCCGAGTTTCGCACCGAACGGAATCATCGGCGTCGTCGGCGCGGTGGGCTTCACCTACATCGCGTTCGAGGGCTACGAGATCATCGTCCAGTCCGGCGAGGAGGTCGTCAATCCGGGGGAGAACGTCCCGAAGGCCGTCTTCTACTCGCTGGCTATCGTCGTCCCCATCTACGTGCTGGTGGCGTTCGCTGCCCTCGGCGGGATCAGTCCGACGGCCGAACTCATCGAACAGGCCAGTGGCGTCACGGGCACCCCGGCGACGGTGCCGACGTGGGCGTTGCTCGGCGGACTCGGCGAACTCGGCATCATCGAGGCCGCCGGCCAGTTCGTTCCCTACGGGGTTCCTCTACTCCTGATCGCTGGGCTGACGGCGACGATGAGCGCGCTGAACGCGACCGTTTACTCCTCGTCGCGCGTCTCGTTCGCGATGGGTCGCGACCGGGCGCTCCCCGAACTGTTCTCGGCGGTGCACGAGGAGAAACGGACGCCCCACTGGGCGATTCTGCTGTCGGCCGTCATCATCGCCGGCATGGCGGTGACTCTCCCCATCGAATCGGTCGCTGCGTCGGCGGACATCATGTTCATCCTCCTGTTCGTCCAGGTCAACTGGACGGTCATCAAGATGCGCAAGACCCACCCCGACCTGCCCCGCACCTTCGAGGTTCCCTACATGCCGTGGCCGCCGCTGATCGGTATCGTGCTCCAGTTCCTGTTGACGCCGTTCCTGCTGAGCGCCCTCGGGATGGAGGTCGGACTCGGTCCGGATTCGCACGGATTCATCGCGCTCGTGACGACGGCAATCTGGATGGGGCTGGGAATCCTCGTCTACTACGGCTACTCCAAACCCAAGGAAAAGGAGAAACTCGAAGAGGAGACGCCGACGGTCGCAACCGAGGAAACACCTCCCTCCGACCGCGAGCAACGGATCTTGGTGCCGATCGCCAATCCCGAAAGTGTCGAGCAGTTGATGCGTACTGCGTTCGACCTCGCCGAAGATCGGAACGCGGAGATCGAGGTCATGAGCGTCGTGACAGTCCCCCAGCAGACGCCACTCGACGAAGGTCGGAAGTTCGTCTCCGAGGAGCGAGAAGTGTTAGATCGCGCTATCGAATTCTCCGAGAAAGAGCGTCCAGACGTTCCGGTCAGCGGGAAGATTCGCATCGGCCACGACGTCGCCAAGGCGATACTGAACACCATCGAACAGGACGAGGCCGACCTCGTGTTGATGGGCTGGCGCGGTCGTGGTCGTCGACGCGACTACGTTCTCGGGAGCAACGTCGATACGGTCGTGACCGACGCTCACTGCGACGTACTCGTCGAACGAATCGGGGCCGACGGCGAGGTCGGTTCGATCCTCGTCCCGACCGCAGGCGGCCCACACGCCGAATTCGCCGCCGAGACGGCGCGGGCAATCGCCCGCGTGAACGACGCGCACGTGCGAGTCGTCTACGTGGCCGACCCCGCCGAGACGGATTCGACAGACGCCCAGTCGATGCTGGACTCGACGACCGAGCTACTGGAGGGCGTCGACACGTCGACGGACATCATCGAAGACGAACGCGTGGCAGAGGCCATCGTCGACTACACCGACGACTACGACCTCACGGTGATCGGTGCATCGCGGGAAGGACTGCTCCAGCAACTCGTCTTCGGCGCGATCCCCGAAACCGTCGGCCAGCGTGCGTCGGGAACGGTCATCATGGCGAAACGCTACCTGGGGATCACCTCCCGCATAACGCACTGGTTCAGAAATCAGCGGACGTAA
- a CDS encoding DUF7342 family protein, which yields MADDHIGGVQSWTETMSARERIRSVALTLSEPRSTNWISEQAETAWSTTNQELDDLVDRGQLRQVDAGESTLYQPDYTRLLFDELRRLVEEHTREELQAELTTIAEEIEDWQEAYDVETWEELEQSLADDTLSSSDIRERRDVVQDWQATEEDRRLIRHALELYSDIEATRERMLDAADRATS from the coding sequence ATGGCAGACGATCACATCGGCGGCGTCCAGTCATGGACCGAGACAATGAGCGCTCGAGAGCGGATTCGCTCGGTCGCGCTCACGCTCAGTGAACCCCGATCGACCAACTGGATCAGCGAGCAGGCCGAGACGGCCTGGAGTACCACGAATCAAGAACTCGACGATCTCGTCGATCGGGGACAGTTGCGTCAGGTCGACGCGGGGGAGTCGACACTATACCAGCCTGATTACACCCGGCTGTTATTTGACGAGCTTCGACGGCTTGTCGAGGAGCACACCCGCGAGGAGTTACAGGCTGAGCTGACAACTATCGCTGAGGAGATTGAGGACTGGCAGGAGGCCTATGATGTCGAAACTTGGGAGGAACTCGAACAGTCCCTCGCGGATGACACCCTGTCGAGTTCGGATATCCGAGAGCGACGTGATGTCGTCCAGGACTGGCAGGCCACCGAGGAAGACCGGCGTCTGATCAGACACGCCCTCGAGTTGTATTCAGATATCGAAGCCACTCGCGAGCGGATGCTCGATGCCGCCGACCGCGCGACTAGTTAA
- a CDS encoding TRAM domain-containing protein translates to MAEGEERRLQIEDVGDKGDGIARVGPGYVVFVSDTEISQQPLVRITTVRENFAFAEVLKQQRACPPSSVIAASERVGGEYLEGAGRVRVAPRARFSLENVTALRR, encoded by the coding sequence GTGGCAGAGGGCGAGGAGCGCCGTCTCCAGATTGAGGATGTCGGAGACAAGGGTGACGGAATCGCCAGAGTCGGCCCCGGTTACGTCGTGTTTGTCTCCGATACCGAGATCAGTCAGCAACCATTGGTTCGAATCACGACGGTTCGCGAGAACTTCGCGTTTGCTGAAGTTCTCAAGCAACAGCGCGCCTGTCCACCGTCGTCGGTCATCGCGGCGTCTGAACGAGTCGGAGGGGAGTATCTGGAAGGAGCGGGCCGAGTTCGCGTTGCCCCACGAGCCCGCTTTTCTCTGGAGAACGTGACTGCACTTCGACGGTGA
- a CDS encoding type II toxin-antitoxin system HicB family antitoxin — protein sequence MSQARNPDDAGAVSLTLEGEWYVARDEETGVASQGKTRAEALANLAEALELHERPVSEDEDVDEPSTAPWL from the coding sequence ATGAGCCAGGCCCGTAACCCCGACGATGCTGGCGCGGTTTCTCTCACCCTTGAGGGCGAGTGGTACGTCGCTCGCGACGAGGAAACGGGCGTCGCGAGCCAGGGGAAAACGCGGGCCGAAGCCCTCGCAAACCTCGCCGAGGCACTCGAACTTCACGAACGGCCAGTCTCCGAGGACGAAGATGTCGATGAACCGTCGACTGCGCCTTGGTTGTAG
- a CDS encoding DUF7139 domain-containing protein has protein sequence MLRPRYSVRSTLDLVNFENVRDGGVVETPAAYAMLVEIEPREWLTLSEERRSGVYVSFLTFLRGLQFPVQFLTITTEFDGEQYIEQFVGPESPDAPTAVATPVMGSDGAVPDEAASDTNDSVEEVSATDGGIATGTGTDAVADSAVLEYGRVAHAEWLNRTLRMANVRDRRFFVAVAVEKGEDDSEGGSRFDGVRDALPLPDRSRSVDAEEFYLDEVWARAQRVASQLPRTRVEANILDSREAVLDVLYRVYRGREPPLAFNQGTLVGVADEALTDANGGLLDLESVFEDVDREATTAAEESEPEDRPETVGDLPYDGRVQAEYVEAVDGSRLLQWYVRSVGPIGHGERFHSPASVYLGTGTFVASLVLAIIALGAFLGSAQQLPVDAPPLLVREVSFVLAAGSLPTFLLSLVVLLPSRQIAQSLAVLGIGVTAAAIALFEAAYPAQWTSTPTGQTAVVVPVYAAGLFVLVVAVGFAVRSRRVALDHVDDAPTQEAPPVSEDTGARPEASDG, from the coding sequence GTGTTACGACCGCGGTACAGCGTCCGGTCGACGCTCGATCTCGTGAACTTCGAGAACGTCCGCGACGGGGGTGTCGTCGAAACACCGGCCGCGTACGCGATGCTGGTCGAAATCGAGCCGCGGGAGTGGCTCACGCTCTCCGAGGAGCGCCGCTCGGGCGTCTATGTCTCGTTCCTGACGTTCCTCCGTGGGCTCCAGTTCCCGGTACAATTCCTCACGATAACTACGGAGTTCGACGGCGAGCAGTACATCGAGCAGTTCGTCGGGCCCGAATCGCCGGACGCCCCAACCGCGGTGGCGACGCCGGTGATGGGTTCCGATGGAGCAGTCCCCGACGAAGCGGCGTCCGATACGAATGATTCGGTGGAAGAGGTCTCGGCGACTGATGGGGGCATCGCGACCGGTACGGGTACCGACGCAGTCGCCGATTCGGCCGTACTCGAGTACGGCCGAGTAGCTCACGCCGAGTGGCTGAACCGGACGCTACGGATGGCAAACGTCCGTGACCGGCGATTCTTTGTCGCCGTTGCGGTCGAAAAGGGGGAGGATGATAGCGAAGGTGGCAGCCGGTTCGACGGAGTCCGCGACGCCCTGCCACTCCCCGACCGTTCTCGATCCGTCGACGCCGAGGAGTTCTACCTCGACGAGGTGTGGGCCCGCGCCCAGCGCGTCGCATCCCAGTTGCCCCGGACTCGCGTCGAGGCGAACATCCTCGATTCACGCGAAGCTGTTCTCGACGTACTGTACCGCGTGTACCGCGGGCGGGAGCCTCCTCTCGCGTTCAATCAAGGAACGCTCGTCGGAGTCGCAGACGAGGCCCTCACCGATGCCAACGGTGGTCTCCTCGATCTGGAGAGTGTCTTCGAGGACGTCGACCGAGAGGCGACAACCGCCGCTGAAGAGTCCGAACCGGAGGACCGCCCCGAGACAGTCGGTGACCTCCCATACGACGGGCGCGTCCAAGCGGAGTACGTCGAAGCCGTCGACGGGTCGCGCCTTCTCCAGTGGTACGTCCGAAGCGTCGGACCGATCGGCCACGGGGAGAGGTTCCACTCGCCAGCGTCAGTCTACCTCGGCACGGGCACGTTCGTCGCCAGCCTCGTCCTCGCGATCATCGCTCTCGGTGCGTTCCTCGGGAGTGCCCAGCAACTTCCCGTCGACGCCCCACCCCTTCTGGTGCGGGAGGTCTCCTTCGTGCTCGCCGCCGGGAGCCTCCCAACCTTCCTGCTGAGTCTCGTCGTGCTACTCCCCTCACGGCAGATTGCGCAGAGCCTCGCCGTACTCGGGATCGGTGTGACGGCCGCAGCAATCGCGCTATTCGAGGCAGCCTACCCGGCTCAGTGGACCAGCACCCCAACCGGTCAGACGGCGGTGGTGGTGCCGGTGTACGCCGCCGGCCTCTTCGTCCTCGTCGTGGCGGTCGGCTTCGCCGTTCGATCACGCCGAGTTGCCCTCGACCACGTCGACGATGCTCCAACGCAAGAGGCGCCACCCGTGTCCGAGGATACCGGGGCTCGCCCGGAGGCAAGCGATGGCTGA
- a CDS encoding Lrp/AsnC family transcriptional regulator, translating to MPYRVDEIDKRILYYLTADARDTSAPMIAEEMDVTAGTIRNRINQLEEHGLITGYHANVEYERVEDRLVNLYICTAPVADRGRLAKQVLTITGVVNVRQLMAGRRNLHVTGVGTDTQSLSRIASDISDLGLEIEEESILQWEATQPYEPFGPENGSAGSSIADFVSLTGGAEVIEVSVAGHAAIAGKTLSEADDDGTLPSESLVVGIERDDEVLTPKGDTEILPGDIVTLFLPEEASAAVLDAFSGSKEPVA from the coding sequence ATGCCCTACCGCGTCGACGAGATCGACAAGCGGATTCTCTACTACCTCACCGCAGACGCACGGGACACCTCGGCACCCATGATCGCCGAGGAGATGGACGTGACGGCCGGGACGATCCGAAACCGGATCAACCAGTTAGAGGAACACGGACTGATTACGGGGTACCACGCCAACGTCGAGTACGAACGTGTTGAGGATCGACTGGTGAATCTCTACATCTGTACCGCACCGGTTGCCGACCGGGGACGGTTGGCCAAACAGGTCTTGACCATCACTGGCGTCGTGAACGTGCGACAACTTATGGCCGGTCGGCGGAACCTGCACGTGACCGGTGTGGGCACCGACACGCAGTCACTGTCGCGGATTGCGAGTGACATTTCGGATCTCGGCCTCGAAATCGAAGAGGAGAGCATCCTCCAGTGGGAAGCGACCCAGCCCTACGAACCGTTCGGCCCCGAGAACGGGAGTGCAGGGTCGTCGATTGCCGATTTCGTGAGTCTCACTGGCGGCGCAGAAGTGATCGAAGTCTCCGTCGCCGGACACGCGGCTATCGCGGGAAAGACGCTTTCGGAGGCCGACGACGACGGGACGTTGCCGAGCGAAAGTCTCGTCGTGGGCATCGAACGCGACGACGAAGTGCTGACGCCGAAAGGCGACACCGAAATCCTGCCCGGCGACATCGTTACGCTCTTTTTACCGGAGGAAGCGTCGGCAGCAGTCCTGGACGCGTTTTCGGGATCGAAAGAGCCCGTCGCGTAA
- a CDS encoding DUF555 domain-containing protein: protein MTPTSNTDWYEVSFSVPWIVHGAATAQDAINIAVAELGKRVAEVDGPIRHADISMQSVPCNACGNEMDVATVVSGEALVGLLLTVEVQSRSPEKSGLVGQRELGPLLPDTPLRLVQTPR from the coding sequence ATGACTCCCACATCGAACACGGATTGGTACGAAGTGTCCTTCTCGGTCCCGTGGATCGTTCACGGGGCTGCTACTGCACAAGACGCAATTAACATCGCCGTCGCCGAACTCGGCAAGCGCGTCGCCGAGGTTGATGGTCCGATTCGGCACGCCGATATCTCGATGCAGTCCGTTCCCTGCAACGCGTGTGGGAACGAGATGGACGTTGCAACGGTCGTCTCGGGGGAAGCTCTCGTCGGTCTGCTCCTCACCGTCGAAGTGCAGTCACGTTCTCCAGAGAAAAGCGGGCTCGTGGGGCAACGCGAACTCGGCCCGCTCCTTCCAGATACTCCCCTCCGACTCGTTCAGACGCCGCGATGA